One Trichoderma asperellum chromosome 5, complete sequence genomic region harbors:
- a CDS encoding uncharacterized protein (EggNog:ENOG41), with protein MDFEMNIRYANNSLAIDSDEMKQLQSCAAENNIVVCINYSERKSNSLYIGQCTIDNTGELVMSRRKLKPVHMERTLFGDGDGPSLNNVGTTGVGRVGQLSCADHFNPLLVYNTYSQGEEIHCSAWPPVAPHPGGPAPYSMADEAVASFSSVYSMQAQCFTIHSTAVISQPSIDKLGVDGTPLFNQPGGGNARIYGPDGRLLTIDLPPSEEGIVYADLDMSLIIKEKGFLDNCGHAGKPELLWLGRNVSEQEPVRSA; from the exons ATGGATTTCGAGATGAACATTCGCTACGCTAATAACTCCCTCGCTATTGACTCGGACGAGATGAAGCAACTGCAGTCCTGTGCAGCTGAAAACAATATCGTTGTGTGTATCAACTATTCTGAGCGTAAAAGTAATTCTTTATACATTGGTCAGTGTACTATCGACAATACCGGCGAGCTGGTAATGTCGAGACGAAAACTCAAACCTGTCCATATGGAACGTACATTATTCGGAGACGGAGATGGCCCTTCTCTAAACAATGTTGGAACAACTGGTGTTGGAAGAGTTGGACAGCTTTCCTGCGCG GACCATTTTAACCCACTTCTCGTATACAATACATATTCTCAAGGCGAGGAGATTCACTGCTCTGCTTGGCCACCTGTTGCGCCTCATCCAGGCGGACCGGCTCCATACTCAATGGCAGATGAGG CTGTTGCATCTTTCTCAAGCGTTTATTCCATGCAGGCGCAATGCTTCACTATTCACTCGACTGCTGTAATCTCACAGCCATCTATTGATAAGCTAGGTGTTGATGGAACACCTCTATTTAATCAACCAGGCGGTGGCAATGCCCGAATTTATGGCCCCGACGGGCGTCTCCTGACAATCGACTTACCACCTTCTGAAGAAGGTATCGTATATGCAGACTTGGACATGAGCCTAATCATCAAAGAGAAAGGTTTCCTGGATAATTGCGGCCACGCCGGAAAACCGGAACTGTTGTGG CTAGGACGCAATGTCTCCGAACAAGAGCCTGTTCGCTCTGCTTAG
- a CDS encoding uncharacterized protein (EggNog:ENOG41) — translation MSIHKDAEKGILVGNVLDSYIKNDQNMLDEQSSDSGLTPLAIAVIEGFPDEVEELLEKGAKADGLSRDEETPLLLAAWKAKGERARIVQLLLKKIPSGAVDKTCDIAGLKTPLMYAIENKDLESIRLLRKAGASVDIKNKEGFTTEQMAKYANNPAISLALDLNEEKAAIGLLVSKVVDLLLYIVDWVKKSVQGALFMVPIANSEGNEDIDKVINEGEEPTQEEYVENIGQYLENRQLLERFFKGKKDFIQNFARKIASLEQNSVIDLGGKDLLQKRIKVSLYQQVIYCDDSTSMKREGRWESQKELIRRTTQVTTLVLPEGEGVALHFINRDVDNATNLTLEGIRDILKPMTWQPGGDTPIGTNLQSKILQHLVYDKIKNKTLERPLLIIIITDGMPEPEDSSVLVAAILECERQLQENGYPPQTVKFMIGQIGTAKSATKFLESLRNDQDIARTTFITSRLDEKFAEYKTNEKNVDQWCKLRHRKCNEEKPICNQCRKSARVCHYDIPKEKQHGSIAPPKRTILPRQETLDVVATRALHFRPRASHLEAEEAPYFDMFRAQMLQDFTYTPCTKFWNRVIPRESMGDECVRWSVLSIGALMLSLRSSNPEPTVKLLEERGGGAYQVAMAYHAKATTTLHMRMRQEFHTISRRNVLINMFLLFLFELLIGNTKGADQLLTSSVELLKQKRDQLVDEMNSQYHRQDLHSYVAPSNDEGLDQAERILPRFQIFLSLNTPFFPMQKACWSRLQSRPIPGGVPGVDTDMHEFGAMWNSFITRAVIFIVKVMQRHQYGYHTNDFELHLAHRAIFLERLQGWEEAILLKLEAEKNPIICQFFNTFYMGQKAVFILMSCCFDATEMSYDQFSSKFREIASTASSLGGTLKRFSHLETALDIYTLPVLNFVSQKCRDKVIRSEALDSFEKMTSSSFNWDTRASLLARRQLMALEEESRDATGHIPASGRYVWTSASWETGYSSLNIVFTPVASNSDGTRKERRFKIFRSDLENRTKNIYLN, via the exons ATGTCGATCCACAAAGATGCCGAAAAAGGAATTCTTGTTGGAAATGTTCTTGATAGTTACATCAAGAACGACCAGAATATGCTTGACGAACAAAGTTCTGACTCGGGATTGACACCACTAGCGATAGCCGTAATTGAAGGATTCCCTGATGAGGTTGAGGAACTTCTTGAGAAAGGAGCCAAGGCAGATGGCCTCTCAAGGGATGAAGAGAccccccttctcctcgcTGCTTGGAAGGCTAAAGGAGAACGAGCTCGAATCGTCCAACTGCTTCTTAAAAAGATTCCTTCGGGAGCTGTGGACAAAACCTGTGATATAGCGGGCTTGAAGACGCCACTAATGTATGCAATTGAGAATAAGGATCTTGAATCCATTAGGCTACTTCGAAAGGCCGGAGCTTCCGTGGATATAAAGAACAAAGAAGGATTTACAACAGAGCAAATGGCCAAATATGCAAATAATCCTGCCatctctcttgctcttgacTTGAACGAAGAAAAGGCAGCCATTGGCTTACTCGTTTCCAAGGTCGTTGACTTACTACTCTACATTGTTGATTGGGTAAAAAAATCTGTGCAGGGCGCTCTCTTCATGGTACCTATAGCAAATTCGGAGGGAAATGAAGATATAGACAAA GTCATAAACGAAGGCGAGGAACCGACCCAGGAAGAATATGTGGAAAATATTGGTCAATATCTTGAGAACCGCCAACTATTGGAACGTTTTTtcaagggaaagaaagacTTTATACAAAATTTCGCTAGGAAGATTGCGAGCCTGGAGCAAAACTCCGTCATCGATCTTGGCGGCAAGGACCTATTGCAAAAAAGGATCAAAGTATCGTTATACCAGCAAGTCATTTACTGTG ATGACAGCACCTCGATGAAGCGCGAAGGGCGCTGGGAAAGCCAGAAAGAGCTCATCCGGCGCACCACTCAGGTCACTACACTAGTTCTCCCGGAGGGTGAGGGCGTTGCTCTGCATTTTATTAATAGAGATGTTGACAACGCTACCAATCTAACTCTTGAAGGGATAAGAGATATCTTGAAGCCCATGACCTGGCAACCTGGCGGCGACACTCCTATTGGAACAAATCTGCAGTCTAAAATTCTCCAGCACCTAGTCTATGACaagataaaaaataaaactcttGAGAGACCActgctaattattattattactgaTGGGATGCCAGAGCCTGAAGATAGTTCCGTACTTGTCGCGGCCATCCTAGAATGCGAACGGCAGCTACAAGAAAACGGCTACCCTCCACAAA CCGTGAAGTTCATGATCGGCCAGATAGGGACGGCGAAGTCGGCCACAAAATTTCTCGAGTCTCTTAGAAATGATCAAGACATTGCCCGGACAACATTTATTACTTCA AGACTGGATGAAAAATTTGCGGAATACAAGACCAATGAGAAGAATGTCGACCAATGG TGTAAACTCAGGCACCGAAAATGCAACGAGGAGAAGCCGATATGCAATCAATGCAGGAAATCTGCCCGAGTTTGCCATTATGATATacccaaagagaagcagcatgGTAGCATTGCGCCCCCAAAAAGGACAATTCTTCCGAGACAGGAGACACTTGATGTAGTTGCTACAAGAGCTCTCCATTTTCGCCCGAGAGCGAGCCATCTAGAAGCCGAAGAGGCTCCATATTTTGACATGTTTAGAGCCCAGATGCTCCAAGACTTTACATACACTCCATGCACCAAGTTCTGGAATCGTGTAATCCCTAGAGAATCCATGGGAGACGAGTGTGTGCGGTGGTCCGTTTTAAGTATCGGAGCTTTAATGCTGTCCCTGCGTTCTTCAAACCCCGAGCCAACGGTGAAGTTGCTTGAAGAACGCGGTGGTGGTGCGTACCAGGTTGCTATGGCGTACCATGCCAAAGCCACCACCACGCTCCATATGCGGATGCGACAGGAGTTTCACACCATTTCGCGCAGGAACGTGTTGATCAACATGTTCTTGCTATTTCTCTTTGAGCTCTTGATCGGAAACACCAAAGGCGCCGATCAGCTACTGACAAGCAGCGTCGAGCTGTTAAAGCAGAAGCGCGATCAACTTGTTGATGAGATGAATTCGCAATACCATAGACAGGATCTTCATAGTTACGTTGCACCTTCTAATGACGAAGGGCTGGACCAAGCTGAACGGATCTTACCTCGGTTTCAAATCTTCCTCAGTCTGAATACGCCCTTTTTCCCAATGCAGAAAGCTTGCTGGTCCCGATTGCAATCGCGACCAATCCCTGGAGGTGTTCCTGGGGTCGATACCGACATGCATGAATTCGGAGCCATGTGGAATAGTTTCATCACAAGAGCTGTCATATTCATTGTCAAAGTCATGCAGAGACACCAATATGGTTACCATACAAACGATTTCGAGCTCCACTTGGCACATCGGGCCATCTTCCTTGAACGACTGCAAGGCTGGGAAGAGGCCATTTTGCTGAAACtggaagcagagaaaaatCCCATCATTTGTCAGTTTTTTAACACTTTTTATATGGGTCAGAAAGCGGTATTTATTCTCATGAGCTGCTGTTTCGACGCAACGGAAATGTCATATGATCAGTTCAGCTCCAAATTCCGGGAAATTGCTTCGACGGCGAGCTCTCTCGGGGGCACATTGAAGCGCTTTTCTCACCTTGAAACTGCGCTGGACATCTACACCCTTCCAGTTTTAAACTTCGTTTCACAAAAATGCAGAGACAAAGTTATCCGCTCAGAAGCCTTAGACAGCTTCGAGAAGATGACATCGAGTTCATTTAATTGGGATACTAGGGCTAGTTTACTGGCTAGGCGCCAGCTTATGGctttggaagaggagagtcGCGACGCTACGGGTCATATTCCAGCGAGTGGTCGATATGTGTGGACTAGCGCATCATGGGAGACCGGTTATTCGAGCCTGAACATTGTATTCACCCCGGTTGCCTCTAACAGTGATGGGACACGAAAGGAGAGACGATTCAAAATATTCCGCTCAGATTTGGAAAATCGAACAAAGAACATCTATTTAAACTAG
- a CDS encoding uncharacterized protein (EggNog:ENOG41), whose translation MRPSLCMLKSGPGQIFKSLEIPVLEPGQVEYDRAIATSNRLFRFSRPDCVVQPETAKHVQAIVREAASKNIDLTIKCNGYSYAGHSTAMKGVSLDLRRMRNINLDMNSNIVTMDAGCQWGRVYETLINGRHNGYIINGGRCPTVGVSGFILGGGLGPFTRSFGMGCDTLAEATVVTADGGLVTIKETDDRNSKEAKLFWDLQGAGGGNFGVVVQMKLKIQKLQNLEGTVVAGRYQWFPEEGISDEVMLQ comes from the coding sequence ATGCGGCCATCCCTATGCATGCTTAAGTCGGGGCCGGGACagatatttaaatctttGGAGATCCCAGTCCTGGAGCCTGGACAAGTCGAGTATGACCGTGCAATTGCGACCTCGAACCGTCTTTTCCGCTTTTCCAGACCGGATTGCGTGGTTCAGCCTGAAACGGCAAAACATGTCCAGGCCATTGTTAGGGAAGCAGCATCAAAGAATATTGATCTCACCATCAAATGCAATGGCTACTCTTATGCAGGTCATTCTACCGCCATGAAAGGTGTCTCGCTTGACCTTCGAAGGATGAGAAATATTAATCTAGACATGAATTCGAATATTGTTACTATGGACGCCGGCTGTCAATGGGGCCGCGTCTATGAGACGCTCATAAATGGAAGGCACAACGGATATATCATCAACGGCGGACGCTGTCCTACTGTAGGAGTGAGCGGGTTTATTCTCGGTGGAGGTCTTGGGCCCTTTACCCGAAGTTTTGGGATGGGGTGTGATACCTTAGCTGAAGCGACAGTGGTCACAGCAGATGGTGGCTTAGTGACAATTAAAGAAACTGATGATAGGAACTCCAAGGAGGCCAAATTGTTTTGGGATCTCCAGGGAGCAGGCGGCGGTAATTTTGGTGTTGTGGTCCAGATGAAGCTCAAAATTCAGAAGCTACAGAACCTTGAAGGCACAGTAGTTGCAGGTAGGTACCAATGGTTTCCGGAGGAAGGAATCTCCGACGAAGTCATGCTACAATGA
- a CDS encoding uncharacterized protein (EggNog:ENOG41): MKEFRKEFIGEEVNFLVTWIHSGSKATEKNPADSAFFWREAVFHTYVSVGWMDKWMEKDMRFFLAKVKTTLRPLSLSGEAAFVNFPDRDFPTKFHERAYFGDNREELRLVKEMWDKNKLFRFAQGVRLPGDPEEDSDEEKDKTDRLANEQWESDRAQWKPYKTGNFENGLDYLEDLAF; the protein is encoded by the coding sequence ATGAAGGAATTCCGGAAGGAGTTTAttggagaagaagtcaaCTTCCTCGTCACTTGGATTCATTCTGGCAGTAAAGCAACAGAAAAGAATCCCGCTGAttcggccttcttctggcgTGAAGCCGTGTTTCATACATATGTCTCAGTAGGATGGATGGACAAATGGATGGAAAAGGATATGAGATTTTTCCTTGCAAAGGTCAAGACAACTCTGAGGCCGCTCTCTCTTAGCGGAGAAGCTGCATTTGTTAATTTCCCCGATCGTGACTTTCCAACAAAATTTCACGAGAGAGCGTATTTCGGCGACAATCGCGAAGAGTTGCGTCTCGTCAAAGAAATGTGGGATAAAAACAAGTTGTTCAGATTTGCCCAAGGTGTTCGTCTGCCTGGAGATCCGGAGGAAGACTcggatgaagagaaagacaaaaCTGACCGACTTGCAAATGAACAATGGGAATCCGATAGAGCTCAATGGAAACCCTATAAAACTGGAAATTTCGAGAATGGTCTTGACTATTTGGAGGATCTGGCATTTTGA
- the MIR1_2 gene encoding mitochondrial phosphate carrier protein — MAAAVSASLSESAQGPQGINLYSRFALAGALGCSVTHGAFTPVDVVKTRIQLEPTVYNRGMIGGFQQVVRNEGAGALLTGFGPTFTGYFIQGAFKFGGYEFFKQQSIDFLGLETARKHRAAVYSVSAASAEFFASIALSPLEATRIRLVSTPGFATGLVSGFSKILTQEGIGAFYSGFVPILFKQVPYTVTKFVAFEKVSEAIFSQFDKSTLSNGAQTGVNLGSGLIAGFAAAIVSQPADTMLSKINKTKGLPGEGIVSRLVKIARELGPRGSFAGLPTRLFMVGGLTAGQFAIYGDIKKALGATKGIEIAK; from the exons atggctgctgcagtgagcgcctctctctctgaaTCGGCCCAGGGGCCCCAGGGCATCAATCTTTACTCTCGTTTTGCTCTTGCTGGCGCTCTGGGATGCTCCGTTACTCATGGCGCCTTTACTCCTGTCGATGT CGTTAAAACTAGGATTCAGCTTGAACCTACTGTTTATAACCGTGGCATGATTGGTGGTTTCCAACAGGTTGTCCGGAACGAGGGCGCTGGCGCCCTCCTGACTGGCTTCGGCCCGACGTTTACAGGATACTTCATCCAGGGAGCCTTCAAGTTCGGAGGCTATGAGTTCTTCAAGCAGCAGTCAATTGATTTCCTCGGTCTTGAAACAGCCCGCAAACACAGGGCCGCTGTCTACTCAGTCTCCGCCGCTTCGGCTGAGTTCTTCGCCTCCATCGCTCTGAGTCCTCTCGAGGCAACCCGCATCCGTCTCGTTTCGACCCCTGGCTTTGCTACCGGCCTGGTCAGTGGATTTAGCAAGATCCTCACACAGGAGGGTATTGGGGCTTTTTACTCTGGATTTGTTCCCATTTTGTTTAAACA GGTACCTTATACCGTCACCAAGTTTGTTGCTTTTGAGAAGGTTTCCGAAGCTATCTTCTCTCAATTTGACAAGTCTACTTTGTCAAATGGTGCCCAAACAGGTGTCAACTTGGGATCTGGTCTGATAGCTGGCTTTGCCGCTGCGATTGTTTCTCAACCAGCTGATACTATGTTGTCTAAAATCAACAAGACAAAGGGCCTTCCGGGCGAGGGCATCGTCTCCCGCCTCGTCAAAATTGCAAGAGAGCTTGGTCCTCGCGGTTCTTTCGCTGGTCTTCCTACTCGACTGTTCATGGTTGGCGGTCTCACCGCTGGTCAGTTTGCTATCTATGGAGATATCAAGAAGGCTCTCG GTGCTACCAAGGGTATTGAGATCGCTAAATAA
- the MIR1_2 gene encoding mitochondrial phosphate carrier protein, variant 2, translated as MIGGFQQVVRNEGAGALLTGFGPTFTGYFIQGAFKFGGYEFFKQQSIDFLGLETARKHRAAVYSVSAASAEFFASIALSPLEATRIRLVSTPGFATGLVSGFSKILTQEGIGAFYSGFVPILFKQVPYTVTKFVAFEKVSEAIFSQFDKSTLSNGAQTGVNLGSGLIAGFAAAIVSQPADTMLSKINKTKGLPGEGIVSRLVKIARELGPRGSFAGLPTRLFMVGGLTAGQFAIYGDIKKALGATKGIEIAK; from the exons ATGATTGGTGGTTTCCAACAGGTTGTCCGGAACGAGGGCGCTGGCGCCCTCCTGACTGGCTTCGGCCCGACGTTTACAGGATACTTCATCCAGGGAGCCTTCAAGTTCGGAGGCTATGAGTTCTTCAAGCAGCAGTCAATTGATTTCCTCGGTCTTGAAACAGCCCGCAAACACAGGGCCGCTGTCTACTCAGTCTCCGCCGCTTCGGCTGAGTTCTTCGCCTCCATCGCTCTGAGTCCTCTCGAGGCAACCCGCATCCGTCTCGTTTCGACCCCTGGCTTTGCTACCGGCCTGGTCAGTGGATTTAGCAAGATCCTCACACAGGAGGGTATTGGGGCTTTTTACTCTGGATTTGTTCCCATTTTGTTTAAACA GGTACCTTATACCGTCACCAAGTTTGTTGCTTTTGAGAAGGTTTCCGAAGCTATCTTCTCTCAATTTGACAAGTCTACTTTGTCAAATGGTGCCCAAACAGGTGTCAACTTGGGATCTGGTCTGATAGCTGGCTTTGCCGCTGCGATTGTTTCTCAACCAGCTGATACTATGTTGTCTAAAATCAACAAGACAAAGGGCCTTCCGGGCGAGGGCATCGTCTCCCGCCTCGTCAAAATTGCAAGAGAGCTTGGTCCTCGCGGTTCTTTCGCTGGTCTTCCTACTCGACTGTTCATGGTTGGCGGTCTCACCGCTGGTCAGTTTGCTATCTATGGAGATATCAAGAAGGCTCTCG GTGCTACCAAGGGTATTGAGATCGCTAAATAA
- a CDS encoding uncharacterized protein (TransMembrane:12 (i100-120o135-155i167-184o190-211i223-245o257-287i334-353o373-390i411-431o437-461i473-494o506-525i)), whose protein sequence is MSFQFHTTTFGQLVRLLSGNRVLRYPDEIDPVLWKRFLRQDTLEHTNVSGREPSKDEVAEDGIPQNTVLRDDDQEILLVEWYGQDDPENPRNWPLRWKNLMVFELCVLNFTVYMASSIYAPGELGVMEDFGVSEIVATLGLSLFTLGYGVGPMLWSPLSEMPKIGRSGIFFWTLFAFIIFQLPVGFAPNIAVFLVFRWVTGFCGSPCLSTGAGTITDLYDPSLASYLFCIWGTAGFCGPVFGPIIGGYLAPSKGWRWTIWVITWLCTLVLAAMFLFFPETSAANILYKRAKRLRKATGDSRLRSQSEIDAAHYTARDHLIVLGRAFTLTFSEPIVLLMNLYAGLLYGVLFIWFESFPIVFGGIYGFNQGEQGLVFLGIFVFALVSLALFLQWIKTHIATKVNEPGFTPEMILPPTFLGCLALPICLFWFGWTSRADIHWIVPIIGSGFFSVGVVTLFNSLLNYLGISYPTYAASIFSGSALFRASFGASFPLFARQLFSQLGVGPGNSLLGGIAVLFMPVPFVFYKVGPGYHVPQLAKLTAKQYGAKIRHMSKNARHDL, encoded by the exons ATGTCGTTCCAATTTCACACTACTACTTTTGGCCAGCTTGTGCGCCTTCTTTCTGGCAATAGAGTACTCCGATATCCGGATGAGATTGACCCCGTACTATGGAAAAGGTTCCTTCGCCAAGATACACTTGAACATACGAATGTCTCCGGTAGAGAACCGAGTAAAGACGAGGTAGCCGAGGATGGCATTCCGCAGAATACTGTACTGCGTGATGACGATCAAGAGATCCTCCTGGTAGAGTGGTATGGACAAGATGATCCCGAA AATCCTCGAAATTGGCCATTAAGGTGGAAGAATCTCATGGTGTTTGAACTTTGTGTCCTCAATTTTACTGTCTACATGGCAAGCTCCATCTATGCGCCAGGCGAATTAGGTGTCATGGAAGACTTTGGCGTCAGCGAGATTGTCGCGACTCTAGGGCTCTCGCTCTTCACTCT TGGATATGGCGTCGGTCCCATGCTATGGTCTCCCCTATCCGAGATGCCCAAAATCGGGCGTAGCggtattttcttttggacgctcttcgccttcatcaTATTCCAGCTTCCCGTTGGCTTTGCCCCAAATATTGCAGTATTTCTCGTCTTTCGCTGGGTGACAGGCTTCTGTGGCAGCCCATGTCTATCGACTGGTGCAGGTACTATTACCGATTTATACGACCCTTCTCTCGCCTCCTATTTGTTCTGCATTTGGGGAACGGCCGGTTTCTGCGGCCCAGTATTCGGTCCCATCATTGGCGGATATCTGGCCCCTTCTAAGGGATGGCGCTGGACAATATGGGTTATTACATGGCTCTGCACACTGGTCCTGGCCGCaatgtttctctttttccccgAGACCAGCGCAGCTAACATACTCTACAAGAGAGCCAAACGATTGAGGAAAGCGACTGGGGACAGTCGACTTAGGAGCCAGTCCGAGATTGACGCTGCGCATTATACCGCAAGAGATCATCTGATCGTCCTCGGAAGGGCCTTTACTTTGACATTCTCAGAACCCATAGTTCTGCTCATGAATTTGTATGCCGGTCTCCTGTATGGCGTGTTGTTCATCTGGTTCGAGTCGTTTCCCATCGTATTCGGCGGTATTTACGGCTTCAACCAGGGCGAGCAGGGTTTAGTTTTCTTGGGCATTTTCGTCTTTGCTCTTGTCTCATTAGCACTCTTTCTACAATGGATCAAAACTCACATTGCCACGAAAGTCAACGAGCCCGGTTTTACGCCAGAGATGATACTTCCTCCGACGTTTTTAGGATGTCTCGCTCTTCCAATATGCCTATTCTGGTTTGGGTGGACATCACGAGCGGATATACACTGGATCGTCCCCATTATTGGATCCGGTTTCTTCTCTGTTGGCGTGGTCACGCTGTTTAACTCGTTACTCAACTATTTAGGCATCTCATATCCTACATACGCCGCATCCATATTCTCAGGATCCGCACTCTTTCGCGCCTCGTTTGGTGCTTCTTTTCCACTGTTT GCGCGccagctcttctctcagcTCGGTGTTGGTCCAGGTAATTCGCTCCTCGGCGGTATTGCCGTGCTTTTCATGCCGGTTCCCTTTGTTTTCTACAAGGTAGGTCCAGGCTATCACGTACCACAACTCGCAAAGCTGACTGCCAAGCAGTATGGGGCAAAGATCCGCCACATGAGCAAGAATGCTCGACACGATTTATAA